Proteins encoded within one genomic window of Panicum virgatum strain AP13 chromosome 1N, P.virgatum_v5, whole genome shotgun sequence:
- the LOC120654398 gene encoding uncharacterized protein LOC120654398 isoform X2 — translation MASNPGGSLIDGAAGSNTTSGNGSRNAINGSHLRSRQLSSLPPVRRSSRRTPNRYRGYPPTTLGGEASGCHEKKRKALMEEAPHGIPEAVKVSGSAPLTPRDPNRTYSSKDGAKGRSSEHAMVGSARSSTKKRKCMPVNNYLSEFTPCSKGVATAVVTRSEQSSIPTKTNKVKESPFQKLQRLPDGCHPDFDNDHLCSVNKLREFWHKSQGAVFVDDKEHVMKAILFVLSVLPDACQPFLLLTNTSLPLWEAEFSRFAPCINIIVYDGEKDVHKLVQNPEFHENGRHTMLHVLLAHPDAILENIKNLECIGWEAVIVDYCQSSVLKHLKQLKQLPTDFRVVLLSSPLKDNLLEYENLLAFLNSEQKDNGAYVDADALAVLRARFTRHIAYERKAGSSKFLEYWVPVYLSQVQLELYSSMLRANSSILQSQTATDSVGALRDIVMCLWKCCNHPCPVGLQHSLANTCDITESTDGRMHKSGKLLLLEKMIKEIRKKRLRVIVLFQSDGAVGEGMGNILEEFVHQKFGRESYEHVQNRSAFSVKQEAMSMFNDTTKGRFVFLIDSRACHSSINLSSVDTIIIYGSDLNPLNDLKALRKIKIESQLKYVRIFRLYTPFTVEEKGLVLAKQSMIIDRNGQDILPSLSHCLLSWGISFLFNRVDNLQQDNCASKSYERNTVLMMDKVLLEFLAELSTDIEDSCKINSAIISRACMSGEFYSRNITLIGEREGVSSLDGDPPKFWLKLLNGNSRCQRNEPIKVPTEETNEARKKLSKTGEIAGSSSKFSSDVTNNNLFHETGTPSSADVHLLPEAGTENMRTPKSYHAELKHELSRLIKVLKLPDNVCFKAKQLLEYCLKNYLVVREPQCILHAFNIALCWRAASLLKYSKLDHRESLALAADCLNYEYNVEQIRFFYKRLRVLGGRRNKIQNHRFSPHESSSVTLRSDHISPKQAMDLHGNFTDGTQESLSAAEQMVSDGQELVSSPKANRECHLSSEEPPGTTATKIIDLFNNIFSLRGKNILEKQQLEILKLTSQRDNQVMRLKEVCHAVVHHIRRSDIDEEIRKDQIKLVIKWFTMLMLAFFVHMKLQLAELDASQSTTWVKEQMMKEKLKQEVLLSGQLDKFLDLCNTIPDSDFVIEEFIHFKKQIGDNHVDNSSDLDCDQLLDDRLMEVTLVQNLVPSEAFSTCAVRNEPTEAHMMSGVGAASESVDLPDDNIHCRSDGTELQRACSASTIPASHDSINQESSTGEASEHAKRDNIADPSVLPGIETSLVKGINADDDGRDLQTELQTSCPTLDTQNQMMYPDDSSQMNLEQDTTSEILQEGRTTSDHLGDSRMGFKDKNVDTAAADPLNSENQSYIAPHNTTVSPDACEAETQIDQSSLPAQQNLVISGQQPAEAEPEPSSNLDTDAAWSLQPDIQPSSLMLDADSSQTRCQPETSPVLSQEGSTYHHLADGRMEFDVDNNGAVCTHQAHSESPSFATPQSTMLPFSSEVGTHANLTSTSCLQSSDAPSTPPAAVAESPGMLGAQVEQDLYPEMTPSTSFLGVPVQRMLLDDGSQTCCRPDKATDLSEEGEAEYLSCATCNPATLPVSSEAETENGQASMPAQEMRSPHAQHSLAILQLPVDDMQPPTSILPEEEERAGMLCTTAARDLQHGTEPSVTAQDLQPEVQPSSPMHDQPAEAEGAGTSGTAISAQNLQVETQSATSVQHIPPERTHPDERIQIGLQPNTTLSPEQLTQFFTVAPAASNSFLCSSEPMINELGRLNYMIDMLNKEHEKKKLQLQTERNQEMDKIMKKYELLLQKEKCMYDRWTTFFNDTYRKVFMQHSLAENWEKNMKPTPAQERSASPRIRQVVRPSAFEAAQLQQVLPGNLYRTTPSPVGSMPVRNGSFIAAGTQSRGSVPLLQQSRGTQSWSALVRGDQQQLGVINPGITSSRQYTPGLLESAPLTSMAAGSVHFQQAMPSASNSVPCFPVSSLLPDSAPVSMANFVQSPSTIPFAMATQQAPGLIPGLHHMPGGPLNGVAGIWQAGGHLAGTNQAAPEPSADALRLLQRQWAHTMAPPSSVQQTVAASASNPHPGPVATSTNRYLRAVQQALISNPALSNVAGQVNAAGAGVWQHGAALPAVASQPTAPAPASSNAQPGARTGPQTSGAGAQGGSGEEVVCLSDDD, via the exons ATGGCAAGCAATCCAGGGGGATCATTGATAGATGGAGCAGCTGGGAGCAACACGACAAGCGGAAACGGCAGCCGGAATGCTATAAATGGTTCGCACTTGAGGTCACGCCAACTGTCCAGCTTGCCCCCTGTGAGGAGGTCAAGTCGGAGAACTCCGAACCGTTACAGGGGATATCCTCCCACGACTTTGGGCGGTGAGGCATCGGGCTGTCatgagaagaagcgaaaggcattAATGGAGGAAGCACCCCACGGAATTCCAGAGGCAGTCAAGGTCAGTGGCTCAGCTCCTCTGACGCCGAGAGATCCAAACAGAACTTACAGCTCCAAGGACGGTGCAAAAGGCCGATCGAGTGAGCACGCCATGGTTGGGAGTGCTAGGAGTTCAACGAAGAAGCGAAAATGTATGCCTGTGAACAACTACTTGTCAGAATTCACGCCGTGCAGCAAGGGTGTTGCCACAG CTGTAGTTACTAGATCGGAGCAATCATCTATTCCCACAAAAACAAACAAG GTTAAGGAAAGTCCATTTCAGAAGCTTCAGAGATTGCCAGATGGGTGCCATCCTGATTTTGACAATGATCATTTGTGTTCTGTTAATAAACTCCGTGAGTTCTGGCACAAGTCTCAAGGTGCTGTGTTTGTTGATGATAAG GAGCATGTAATGAAGGCCATCTTATTCGTATTGTCAGTTTTACCTGATGCGTGCCAACCTTTTCTACTCCTCACAAATACTTCGCTACCCTTATGGGAGGCTGAGTTCAGTCGCTTTGCACCATGTATCAACATTATCGTGTATGACGGGGAGAAAGATGTGCACAAACTAGTTCAGAATCCGGAATTCCATGAGAACGGAAGACACACAATGTTACATGTACTCCTAGCTCACCCTGATGCTATCTTAGAG AACATTAAAAATTTAGAGTGCATTGGTTGGGAGGCAGTTATTGTTGACTATTGTCAAAGCTCAGTTCTGAAACACCTCAAACAACTCAAGCAACTTCCAACAGATTTTCGGGTGGTGCTTTTGAGCTCTCCACTGAAG GATAATCTTCTCGAATACGAGAACCTGCTAGCTTTCCTTAACTCGGAACAAAAAGATAATGGAGCTTATGTTGATGCTGATGCCCTTGCTGTGTTGAGAGCAAGGTTTACACGCCATATTGCATATGAGCGAAAAGCGggttcttcaaaatttttggagTACTGGGTTCCTGTTTACCTTTCACAAGTGCAGCTAGAACTCTATTCTTCTATGTTGCGTGCAAACTCATCTATCCTGCAGTCACAAACGGCAACTGACAGCGTTGGAGCTCTTCGTGATATTGTTATGTGTCTTTGGAAG TGCTGCAATCACCCTTGCCCCGTTGGCCTACAACATTCACTTGCCAACACTTGTGATATAACTGAATCCACAGATGGTAGAATGCACAAGAGTGGTAAATTACTGCTGCTTGAAAAAATGATTAAAGAGATCAGGAAGAAGAGATTAAGAGTCATTGTTCTTTTTCAA TCTGATGGAGCAGTTGGAGAGGGTATGGGTAATATCTTGGAAGAATTTGTACACCAAAAATTTGGCCGTGAGTCATACGAACATGTTCAAAACCGTTCAGCATTTTCAGTGAAACAAGAAGCAATGAGTATGTTCAATGACACAACCAAAGGGCGATTTGTTTTTCTGATTGATAGCCGTGCATGCCACTCCAGCATAAACCTTTCATCTGTTGATACCATTATAATTTATGGTAGTGACCTGAATCCATTAAATGATCTAAAGGCTCTTCGAAAGATCAAAATAGAGTCACAACTGAAGTATGTGCGCATTTTCCGCTTATATACTCCTTTCACAGTGGAGGAAAAGGGTCTTGTGCTTGCAAAGCAAAGCATGATTATTGATAGAAACGGCCAAGATATATTGCCTAGTTTAAGCCATTGCTTGCTAAGCTGGGGTATATCATTCCTCTTCAACAGAGTTGACAACCTTCAGCAAGATAACTGTGCTAGTAAAAGTTATGAAAGGAACACAGTATTAATGATGGATAAAGTACTTTTGGAATTCTTAGCAGAACTGTCCACAGATATTGAAGATAGCTGCAAAATAAATAGTGCAATCATATCAAGAGCTTGTATGAGTGGTGAGTTTTATTCAAGAAACATTACTCTGATAggtgagagagagggagtgtCTTCACTGGATGGAGATCCACCTAAATTCTGGTTAAAGTTGCTTAATGGGAATTCCCGTTGTCAGCGCAATGAACCAATCAAAGTTCCCACTGAAGAAACTAACGAAGCCAGAAAAAAGCTTAGCAAAACAGGTGAAATTGCAGGTTCATCTTCAAAATTTTCATCAGATGTGACCAATAATAACCTGTTTCATGAAACTGGTACCCCATCCAGTGCTGATGTTCATCTACTTCCTGAAGCAG GGACGGAAAACATGAGGACGCCTAAAAGTTATCATGCTGAACTTAAGCACGAGTTATCAAGGCTCATTAAGGTGTTAAAACTACCG GATAATGTATGCTTCAAGGCCAAGCAGCTCCTTGAGTATTGTTTAAAAAATTATCTAGTAGTGCGGGAGCCACAGTGCATACTACATGCGTTCAACATAGCCTTG TGTTGGCGTGCTGCTTCTCTCCTGAAATATTCCAAGTTGGATCATCGAGAATCACTTGCCCTTGCTGCAGACTGCTTGAACTATGAATACAATGTGGAACAAATAAGATTTTTCTATAAAAGATTACGAGTCCTAGGTGGGAGAAGGAACAAAATACAGAATCATAGATTTTCCCCACATGAGAGCTCATCTGTTACCTTGAGAAGTGACCACATTTCTCCGAAGCAGGCAATGGATCTTCATGGTAACTTCACAGATGGCACTCAAGAGAGCCTGTCTGCCGCTGAGCAGATGGTTTCAGATGGGCAAGAGTTGGTATCTTCCCCAAAAGCCAACAGGGAATGTCATTTGTCAAGTGAAGAACCCCCTGGTACGACCGCAACCAAAATAATAGATTTATTTAACAACATTTTCTCCTTAAGGGGGAAGAATATCCTTGAGAAACAACAACTTGAGATATTGAAGTTGACAAGCCAGAGAGACAATCAAGTTATGAGACTGAAGGAGGTATGCCATGCAGTTGTTCATCACATTCGGAGAAGTGACATTGATGAAGAGATcagaaaggaccaaataaagCTAGTGATTAAATGGTTCACTATGCTTATGCTTGCATTTTTTGTGCACATGAAGCTCCAGCTTGCCGAACTTGATGCATCGCAATCTACAACATGGGTTAAAGAGCAAATGATGAAGGAAAAACTCAAACAGGAAGTATTATTATCAGGCCAATTAGATAAATTCCTTGATCTCTGCAATACTATACCAGATTCCGATTTCGTCATTGAGGAATTTATCCATTTTAAGAAACAAATTGGTGATAATCATGTTGATAACAGTTCAGACTTGGACTGTGACCAGCTTTTGGATGACAGATTGATGGAAGTTACTCTAGTACAAAATTTAGTTCCATCAGAGGCTTTTTCTACATGTGCAGTGAGAAATGAGCCAACAGAAGCTCATATGATGTCTGGCGTGGGAGCAGCATCAGAATCTGTAGATCTTCCAGATGACAATATCCACTGTAGATCTGATGGAACTGAATTACAAAGAGCCTGTTCTGCAAGTACTATTCCTGCAAGTCATGATTCAATAAATCAG GAATCGTCGACTGGTGAGGCCAGTGAACATGCCAAGAGGGACAATATTGCTGATCCAAGTGTGTTACCAGGAAttgagacttctcttgtcaAAGGAATTAATGCAGATGATGATG GTCGGGATCTGCAAACTGAGTTGCAAACATCATGCCCAACACTGGATACTCAAAATCAGATGATGTACCCTGATGATTCGAGTCAAATGAATCTTGAACAAGATACAACATCTGAAATATTGCAGGAAGGGAGAACGACTTCTGACCATTTGGGTGATTCCAGAATGGGATTTAAAGATAAAAATGTTGACACTGCTGCTGCAGATCCATTGAATTCAGAAAACCAATCTTATATTGCTCCACACAACACAACTGTCTCGCCAGATGCTTGCGAAGCTGAAACTCAGATTGATCAGTCAAGTCTACCTGCCCAACAAAACTTAGTAATTTCGGGACAACAACCAGCAGAAGCAGAACCAGAACCATCAAGTAATCTGGACACGGATGCTGCCTGGAGTTTGCAGCCTGATATTCAACCATCAAGCCTGATGTTGGATGCTGACAGCTCTCAAACAAGGTGTCAGCCAGAAACTTCACCTGTTTTGTCACAGGAAGGTAGTACATATCACCATTTGGCTGATGGCAGGATGGAGTTTGATGTAGATAATAATGGTGCTGTTTGCACACATCAAGCCCACTCAGAATCACCAAGTTTTGCTACCCCACAAAGCACTATGTTGCCATTTTCTTCGGAGGTTGGAACTCATGCTAATCTAACAAGTACGTCTTGCCTGCAAAGCAGTGATGCACCTTCAACGCCTCCAGCTGCGGTGGCAGAATCCCCTGGTATGTTGGGTGCACAGGTGGAACAGGATTTGTATCCTGAAATGACACCATCCACCTCATTTTTGGGTGTTCCAGTTCAAAGGATGCTCCTTGATGACGGGAGTCAAACATGCTGCCGACCAGATAAAGCAACTGATTTATCAGAGGAAGGTGAAGCTGAATATCTATCTTGTGCTACATGTAATCCGGCCACCTTACCAGTGTCTAGTGAAGCTGAAACTGAGAATGGTCAAGCAAGTATGCCTGCACAGGAAATGAGAAGTCCCCATGCACAACATAGTTTAGCAATTCTGCAGCTTCCAGTTGATGATATGCAGCCACCAACCTCGATCCtcccggaggaagaagaaagggctgGTATGTTGTGCACCACAGCAGCTCGGGATTTGCAACATGGAACAGAACCGTCAGTCACTGCACAGGATTTGCAGCCCGAAGTGCAGCCATCATCTCCAATGCACGATCAACCTGCAGAAGCAGAAGGAGCAGGTACATCGGGGACTGCCATTTCGGCTCAGAATTTGCAAGTTGAAACACAATCGGCAACCTCAGTTCAGCATATCCCACCTGAGAGAACACACCCTGATGAGAGGATTCAAATAGGTCTTCAGCCAAACACAACATTGAGCCCTGAGCAGCTCACCCAATTCTTTACAGTGGCACCTGCAGCATCTAACAGTTTTTTATGTAGTTCTGAACCAATGATAAATGAGTTGGGAAGACTGAACTACATGATTGATATGCTTAATAAAGAGCATGAAAAGAAG AAATTACAACTTCAAACAGAGCGCAACCAAGAAATGGATAAGATAATGAAGAAATATGAGttgttacttcaaaaggaaaagtgcATGTATGATCGATGGACCACATTTTTTAATGATACTTACAGGAAAGTTTTTATGCAGCACTCATTAGCTGAGAATTGggagaaaaatatgaaaccaacCCCAGCTCAAG AGAGATCTGCGAGCCCCAGAATTCGGCAGGTGGTTCGGCCATCAGCATTTGAGGCTGCCCAGCTGCAACAAGTCTTACCTGGAAATCTTTATAGAACAACGCCATCACCTGTTGGTTCAATGCCTGTGCGAAATGGAAGCTTCATAGCTGCTGGAACACAATCACGTGGATCTGTTCCTCTCCTCCAGCAATCACGTGGAACACAGTCATGGTCTGCTCTGGTTCGCGGAGATCAACAACAACTTGGTGTTATCAATCCAGGAATTACATCGTCGAGACAGTACACCCCTGGTTTGTTGGAAAGTGCCCCATTAACCTCCATGGCAGCAGGCTCAGTTCACTTTCAGCAAGCAATGCCATCAGCATCGAACTCAGTTCCATGTTTCCCAGTATCCTCACTGCTACCAGATTCTGCCCCAGTGTCAATGGCAAATTTTGTGCAGTCTCCTAGCACAATCCCATTTGCCATGGCAACCCAACAAGCACCGGGCCTGATTCCAGGTTTGCATCACATGCCAGGTGGTCCACTGAATGGCGTGGCGGGTATTTGGCAAGCTGGAGGTCACCTAGCAGGTACCAACCAGGCTGCACCTGAACCTAGTGCAGATGCGCTGCGGCTCTTACAACGACAGTGGGCCCACACCATGGCACCACCAAGCTCAGTTCAGCAAACAGTGGCAGCATCGGCATCGAATCCACATCCAGGCCCTGTGGCGACCTCAACAAACCGGTATCTCAGGGCAGTCCAGCAGGCACTGATTTCGAATCCGGCTCTAAGCAACGTGGCAGGTCAAGTGAACGCAGCAGGGGCAGGAGTTTGGCAGCACGGTGCAGCTCTCCCAGCAGTTGCCAGTCAGCCTACTGCTCCTGCACCGGCCTCGTCGAACGCGCAGCCGGGGGCCAGGACTGGGCCGCAGACTAGTGGCGCGGGGGCCCAGGGAGGGTCGGGTGAAGAAGTGGTGTGCCTATCTGATGACGATTAG